From a single Pyxidicoccus xibeiensis genomic region:
- a CDS encoding glycoside hydrolase family 6 protein has protein sequence MSLHLNGSPLSRRSLASAACSLSAALVIACGAAPEAPPETHEGVSSAALTELVVNGTFSGTTTAPWWSGPNTSSRVDAGRWRVDVAGGTVNPWDAPIGQDGIVLANGQAYTLSFTASATAPVTVRATVQLGSAPYTAPLDQQISLDGTPRRFTFPFTSSLSTGAGQVTFQVGGRGAFTLHLDDISLTTGSSTGSGPLGMTSGFYVDPNSNPATWVRNNSWDSRAARIQSAIASRPGARWFGNWSGDIASAVSGFVAAADAADKLPVLVAYNIPGRDCGSHSGGGAGSPEAYRTWISNFVTGLGTRPAIVIIEPDAVAQLDCLPNDTERQTRLGLLRYATEQLRARAPNTWAYLDGGNATWIAADTMAQRLESAGARNIRGFALNVSNFHTTAASASYASAVNTALNNRYGYTLPFVVDTSRNGNGSNGEWCNPGGRRLGTPSQVGGGAELLLWVKVPGDSDGQCGIAPNTPAGTFSPDLAIRLIDGT, from the coding sequence ATGTCACTCCATTTGAATGGAAGTCCGCTGTCCCGTCGGTCCCTTGCTTCGGCAGCGTGCTCGCTGTCGGCGGCCCTCGTCATCGCCTGCGGCGCGGCGCCGGAAGCGCCCCCCGAGACGCACGAGGGCGTCTCGTCCGCCGCGCTGACGGAGCTGGTGGTCAACGGCACGTTCAGCGGGACGACGACGGCCCCGTGGTGGAGCGGGCCCAACACCTCGTCGCGCGTGGACGCGGGGCGGTGGCGGGTCGACGTGGCCGGCGGCACCGTCAACCCGTGGGACGCGCCCATCGGCCAGGACGGCATCGTGCTCGCCAACGGGCAGGCCTACACGCTGTCGTTCACCGCCTCGGCCACGGCGCCCGTCACCGTGCGCGCGACGGTGCAGCTGGGGAGCGCGCCGTACACCGCGCCGCTGGACCAGCAGATCTCCCTGGACGGCACGCCGCGGCGGTTCACGTTCCCCTTCACCTCGTCGCTGAGCACCGGGGCCGGGCAGGTGACGTTCCAGGTCGGCGGCCGTGGGGCCTTCACCCTGCACCTGGACGACATCTCGCTCACCACGGGGAGCAGCACCGGCTCCGGGCCGCTGGGGATGACCAGCGGCTTCTACGTGGACCCGAACTCCAACCCCGCCACCTGGGTGCGGAACAACAGCTGGGATTCACGCGCGGCGCGCATCCAGTCGGCCATTGCCAGCAGGCCCGGGGCGCGCTGGTTCGGCAACTGGAGCGGGGACATCGCCTCGGCGGTGTCCGGCTTCGTCGCCGCCGCGGACGCGGCGGACAAGCTGCCCGTGCTGGTGGCGTACAACATCCCCGGCCGCGACTGCGGCAGCCACTCCGGAGGCGGCGCGGGCAGCCCCGAGGCGTACCGCACGTGGATCTCCAACTTCGTCACGGGCCTGGGCACCCGCCCGGCCATCGTCATCATCGAGCCGGACGCCGTCGCCCAGCTGGACTGCCTGCCCAATGACACCGAGCGCCAGACGCGACTGGGCCTCTTGCGCTACGCCACCGAGCAGCTCCGCGCCCGTGCGCCCAACACGTGGGCCTACCTGGATGGCGGCAACGCCACGTGGATTGCCGCCGATACCATGGCCCAGCGCCTGGAGTCCGCTGGCGCGCGCAACATCCGCGGCTTCGCCCTCAACGTGTCGAACTTCCACACCACCGCCGCGTCCGCCTCGTACGCCTCGGCCGTGAACACCGCGCTGAACAACCGGTACGGCTACACGCTGCCGTTCGTGGTGGACACCAGCCGCAACGGCAATGGCTCCAACGGGGAGTGGTGCAACCCCGGCGGCCGCAGGCTCGGCACCCCGTCGCAGGTGGGCGGCGGCGCGGAGCTGCTGCTGTGGGTGAAGGTCCCCGGGGATTCGGACGGTCAGTGCGGCATCGCCCCGAATACGCCCGCGGGCACGTTCAGCCCCGACCTGGCCATCCGCCTCATCGACGGGACCTGA
- a CDS encoding HYR domain-containing protein: MTRFRWCVAAAASAGLLACGSPAEQSASTELASQEQRAAGELNTNILRVRALLTNQNPQVLELIALQPSYSTSARADSTQPTGYTATSSDGVRTSLLEFNFEMLVEAGAGGANGVRYRVSAGRSIGNSSFQFPPVDNVVVRTPDVQPAPTQVQLDSCVGVLQFSLGQDSTCTTAPGDSRSMSAGIGLFERQGKYLGFVRGGVPQNISVFYTVRTGTTVYSNSTTVQATAGCDEIVPVCIVAQQPPPPPDPLPVPPLGGLSGPWELSGETPISRSVNVLGGPRPDYSNRTRSDTTPSAPISEPSTWWSLGSLAEGSGYRMTTSARLGPSRHFMEVNTGYAVDGISVIANQTTPVTRVVDGVSRYPYVMQPAYLHGELRLVDPYVTQHPGAPSSLQSLMFSADFDANGDGIPDRLMNQGTYLSASSSPSATNGSVGARFNPATGELASQYELVLASPFNLRRTWTQALVLRFEAGPQGGGAGAFILRQNQNTHQLGAGERGRIDHAYCFNEVQLDYWTALGRLYNPRALINGGFTGTDWRGRPAAYQLLSGDFTGTPSASQPATRGSIRMSLPEGTYTVARSAVMVNANGQTNNANFSPLPLVLGCGQRLKIVPPHTVSIAPNSECSATGEAPVSGIVRSSGTEVDRIWYQVNGGPEVTLCTNCGIEPTFSFTVPLQACANEIRVFAFTEGMPEASSGAQQIVWDDPNDGPSCEGSACVARTNLPPVARCQDVTVVANGTCSGCGSVNASSYDPDPGDTITCVQSPECASGVGSRQVTLTCTDSEGVSSSCTAMVTVEDQTPPTLICPAPIVVQATEPEGAQVTPGTATVGDACSTPQVSGPQAGTYVAGTHTVTYTATDGAGNQATCNSTIQVLEAPNPPTVTLGNQPRYTQLTHHTLWGYATPGVSGAAVTEVYFTVDGGPHLAPTTVNPVGGYNNVEVDLAEGTHVIEMVAIDAAGVRRSRTTTITVDLTPPVLTVLSPTAGQELSSPVVQVVSSVTDVSPTRVWTQWVMDSEVPSGTGTVTHQVDLVNRGDRVIFVRAVDAAGNVTERFLQVFIGPEPLSPLARDADVAPQVGMAH, from the coding sequence TTGACGAGGTTTCGTTGGTGTGTCGCAGCGGCGGCCAGTGCAGGGCTCCTGGCGTGTGGTTCTCCCGCTGAGCAGTCAGCTTCCACCGAGCTGGCGTCCCAGGAGCAGCGCGCGGCGGGCGAGCTGAACACGAACATCCTGCGTGTGAGGGCACTCCTCACGAACCAGAATCCGCAGGTGCTGGAGTTGATAGCGCTCCAGCCGTCGTATTCCACCAGCGCACGCGCGGACAGCACCCAGCCCACGGGGTATACCGCCACGAGCTCCGACGGCGTTCGGACGAGCCTGCTGGAGTTCAACTTCGAGATGCTGGTGGAGGCGGGCGCGGGCGGCGCCAATGGCGTCCGCTACCGGGTCAGCGCGGGGCGCAGCATCGGCAACTCCTCGTTCCAGTTCCCGCCCGTCGACAACGTGGTTGTCAGGACACCGGACGTGCAGCCCGCGCCCACCCAGGTGCAGCTCGACAGCTGCGTCGGGGTCCTCCAGTTCTCGCTCGGTCAGGATTCGACGTGCACCACCGCGCCTGGAGACTCGCGGAGCATGTCCGCGGGCATCGGTCTGTTCGAGCGCCAGGGGAAGTACCTCGGGTTCGTCCGTGGCGGCGTTCCCCAGAACATCAGTGTCTTCTACACGGTGCGGACGGGCACCACCGTGTACTCGAACTCGACCACGGTCCAGGCGACTGCGGGCTGTGATGAGATTGTTCCCGTCTGCATCGTCGCGCAGCAGCCTCCGCCTCCGCCCGACCCGCTGCCGGTGCCCCCTCTGGGTGGGCTGAGCGGCCCGTGGGAGCTGTCGGGAGAAACGCCCATCTCCCGCAGCGTCAACGTCCTCGGCGGCCCCCGCCCCGACTACTCGAACCGGACGAGGAGCGACACGACGCCCTCGGCGCCCATCAGTGAGCCGAGCACCTGGTGGAGCCTGGGGAGCCTGGCCGAGGGCAGCGGCTATCGCATGACGACCAGCGCGCGCCTCGGGCCCTCCCGGCATTTCATGGAGGTCAACACCGGGTATGCGGTGGATGGCATCTCGGTCATCGCGAACCAGACCACCCCCGTCACGAGGGTGGTGGACGGCGTGAGCCGGTATCCCTACGTGATGCAGCCCGCGTACCTCCACGGCGAGCTCCGCCTGGTGGACCCGTACGTCACCCAGCATCCGGGCGCTCCCAGCTCGCTCCAGTCGCTCATGTTCTCGGCGGACTTCGACGCCAATGGAGACGGGATACCCGACAGGTTGATGAACCAGGGAACCTATCTCTCCGCCAGCAGCTCCCCCAGCGCGACCAATGGCAGTGTCGGCGCGCGCTTCAATCCGGCGACCGGAGAGCTCGCGAGCCAGTACGAGCTCGTCCTGGCGAGCCCCTTCAACCTTCGCAGGACGTGGACGCAGGCCCTGGTGCTCCGGTTCGAGGCGGGCCCGCAGGGCGGCGGCGCAGGAGCATTCATCCTCCGCCAGAACCAGAACACGCATCAGCTGGGGGCCGGAGAGCGTGGTCGCATCGACCACGCGTATTGCTTCAACGAAGTCCAGCTCGACTACTGGACGGCGCTGGGGCGTCTCTACAATCCCCGGGCTCTCATCAACGGCGGCTTCACCGGCACGGACTGGCGGGGCCGGCCGGCCGCGTATCAGCTGCTGAGCGGCGACTTCACGGGCACCCCGAGCGCCAGCCAGCCCGCGACCCGGGGCTCCATCCGGATGTCGCTCCCGGAGGGCACCTACACCGTGGCTCGGTCGGCGGTGATGGTGAATGCCAATGGCCAGACGAACAACGCCAACTTCTCACCGCTCCCGCTGGTGCTGGGGTGTGGGCAGCGGCTGAAGATCGTGCCTCCGCACACGGTGTCCATCGCGCCCAACAGCGAGTGCTCGGCGACCGGAGAGGCGCCCGTGTCGGGCATCGTGAGGAGCAGCGGCACCGAGGTGGACCGCATCTGGTACCAGGTCAATGGCGGCCCCGAGGTGACGCTGTGCACGAACTGCGGCATCGAGCCGACCTTCTCGTTCACCGTGCCGCTCCAGGCCTGTGCGAACGAGATTCGCGTCTTCGCCTTCACCGAGGGGATGCCGGAGGCCTCGTCCGGCGCCCAGCAGATCGTCTGGGACGACCCCAACGACGGGCCGAGCTGCGAGGGCTCGGCCTGTGTGGCCCGGACGAACCTGCCGCCCGTGGCGCGCTGCCAGGACGTGACGGTGGTCGCCAACGGCACGTGCAGCGGGTGTGGCTCGGTGAATGCGAGTTCGTATGACCCGGACCCGGGCGACACCATCACCTGCGTGCAGTCGCCGGAGTGTGCGTCCGGCGTCGGCTCGCGGCAGGTGACGCTCACCTGCACGGACTCGGAGGGGGTGTCCTCTTCGTGTACCGCGATGGTGACGGTGGAGGACCAGACGCCGCCGACGCTCATCTGCCCGGCGCCCATCGTCGTGCAGGCCACGGAGCCCGAGGGCGCCCAGGTCACTCCCGGGACGGCCACTGTCGGTGATGCCTGCTCCACGCCCCAGGTCTCCGGGCCGCAGGCCGGGACATACGTGGCGGGAACGCACACGGTGACGTACACGGCCACGGATGGCGCCGGGAACCAGGCGACCTGCAACTCCACCATCCAGGTGCTGGAAGCGCCCAACCCGCCCACCGTCACCCTGGGCAACCAGCCGCGCTATACGCAGCTGACGCACCACACGCTCTGGGGCTATGCAACGCCCGGCGTCTCGGGCGCCGCCGTCACGGAGGTCTACTTCACCGTGGATGGGGGCCCGCACCTGGCGCCCACCACGGTGAACCCCGTCGGCGGCTACAACAACGTCGAGGTGGACCTCGCGGAAGGCACGCACGTCATCGAGATGGTGGCCATCGACGCGGCGGGAGTCCGGAGGAGCCGGACGACGACCATCACCGTGGACCTCACCCCCCCGGTGCTCACCGTGCTCTCGCCGACCGCCGGCCAGGAGCTCTCGTCCCCCGTGGTGCAGGTGGTGTCGTCTGTCACAGACGTGTCGCCCACGCGGGTGTGGACGCAGTGGGTGATGGACAGCGAGGTGCCGAGCGGCACGGGCACCGTCACCCACCAGGTGGACCTGGTGAACCGGGGAGACCGCGTCATCTTCGTCCGCGCCGTGGACGCGGCGGGGAATGTCACGGAGCGATTCCTCCAGGTCTTCATCGGCCCGGAGCCGCTGTCTCCGCTCGCCCGTGACGCCGACGTGGCGCCCCAGGTGGGAATGGCTCACTGA
- a CDS encoding ankyrin repeat domain-containing protein: MTDAQHELVRLMQQIDNLHYTQTYKKAELPEAEYLELLGKQQARNAEVVGKIRQLLSEGVSLDFKTVNNHTPLAVAVTQNNVELIRLLREYGADIHATMGWDTPIHRAAEFGADRVVQFLIDNGVDPRGKDPFGRTVLAVARSSRHSKSVVPLLVELLKKTKSQRPPPPKKLKELSEEAVTRYLAGAAPGPLAALATFMESVFVEEHSVTLDGLYASIEEHGAMQPELVFACIGLIREVSTRAPKQKTVKKVSKNVSIHHGDLVVDGNLGVGSLMVTGNLTVKGDAANRQGRQLFVGGDFECNAFYTEGPVIIGGDLRARTVEAVYNDYALDVRGTLKADTLTIDRHQVKAGRFDVRERSEK, from the coding sequence ATGACGGACGCGCAACACGAGCTGGTCAGGCTGATGCAGCAGATCGACAACCTGCACTACACCCAGACCTACAAGAAGGCCGAGCTTCCAGAGGCCGAGTACCTCGAACTCCTGGGCAAGCAGCAGGCGCGCAACGCCGAGGTCGTCGGGAAGATCCGCCAGCTCCTGTCCGAGGGCGTGAGCCTGGACTTCAAGACAGTCAACAACCACACGCCCCTGGCCGTCGCGGTGACCCAGAACAACGTCGAGCTGATCCGCCTCCTGAGGGAGTACGGGGCCGACATCCACGCGACGATGGGCTGGGACACGCCCATCCACCGGGCCGCGGAGTTCGGAGCCGACCGGGTCGTCCAGTTCCTCATCGACAACGGCGTGGACCCGAGAGGGAAGGACCCCTTTGGAAGGACGGTCCTGGCCGTCGCGCGAAGCTCGCGGCACAGCAAGAGCGTCGTCCCGCTGCTGGTCGAGCTCCTGAAGAAGACGAAGTCCCAGCGGCCGCCTCCGCCGAAGAAGCTCAAGGAGCTCAGCGAGGAGGCCGTCACCCGCTACCTGGCGGGCGCCGCGCCGGGCCCCCTCGCCGCGCTGGCGACGTTCATGGAGAGCGTCTTCGTCGAGGAGCACTCGGTCACCCTCGACGGGCTCTACGCGAGCATCGAGGAGCACGGCGCCATGCAGCCGGAGCTGGTGTTCGCCTGCATCGGGCTCATCCGCGAGGTGTCGACCCGCGCGCCGAAGCAGAAGACCGTCAAGAAGGTCTCCAAGAATGTGTCCATCCACCACGGCGACCTGGTGGTGGACGGGAACCTGGGCGTGGGCTCGCTGATGGTGACGGGGAACCTGACGGTGAAGGGCGATGCCGCGAACCGCCAGGGGCGCCAGCTCTTCGTGGGCGGCGACTTCGAGTGCAATGCCTTCTACACGGAAGGGCCCGTCATCATCGGAGGTGACCTCCGGGCCCGGACGGTGGAGGCCGTCTACAACGACTACGCCCTGGACGTCCGGGGGACGCTGAAGGCGGACACCCTGACCATCGACCGGCACCAGGTGAAGGCGGGCCGGTTCGACGTCCGCGAGCGCAGCGAGAAGTAG
- a CDS encoding DUF3592 domain-containing protein — protein sequence MQLAIPHAPRKVRLSQVPGAMGRLVRGVVLGIAAMMLFGTGAALAGRFFVEEQAFASRAEEVEALVVASRLPPPDARDGAEGALEVIYTFQDKEHSVANVRTFAEYAEGLGRGARIRLLVDPAVPDRPREAGFARARASRVGLLPWGLALGALVAVGFFTWEVRRLWRAEVEPLRLGALVWLTPDAPLPESRGEVVFPATYFRQDVKHAVRARVRPGRAPVRNGDKVLAAVLPRQPGWARVIDQDLAKDLGWVR from the coding sequence ATGCAGCTGGCCATTCCTCATGCTCCCCGGAAGGTACGACTGTCCCAGGTGCCCGGCGCCATGGGGCGCCTCGTGCGCGGCGTCGTGCTCGGCATCGCGGCCATGATGCTCTTCGGCACGGGCGCGGCCCTGGCGGGCCGCTTCTTCGTGGAGGAGCAGGCCTTCGCCTCACGCGCGGAGGAGGTGGAGGCGCTGGTGGTGGCCTCACGCCTGCCGCCGCCGGATGCCCGCGACGGGGCGGAGGGCGCGCTGGAGGTCATCTACACCTTCCAGGACAAGGAGCACTCCGTCGCCAACGTGCGGACCTTCGCCGAGTACGCGGAGGGGCTGGGGCGGGGTGCTCGCATCCGGCTGCTGGTGGACCCGGCGGTACCGGACCGGCCCCGGGAGGCGGGCTTCGCGCGGGCGCGGGCCTCGCGGGTGGGGCTGCTGCCATGGGGCCTGGCCCTGGGGGCGCTGGTGGCGGTGGGCTTCTTCACCTGGGAGGTGCGCCGGCTGTGGCGCGCGGAGGTGGAGCCGCTGCGGCTGGGCGCGCTGGTGTGGCTGACGCCCGACGCGCCGCTGCCGGAGTCCCGGGGCGAGGTGGTGTTCCCGGCGACCTACTTCCGCCAGGACGTGAAGCACGCGGTGCGGGCGCGGGTGAGGCCCGGGCGGGCGCCGGTGCGCAACGGGGACAAGGTCCTGGCGGCGGTGCTGCCCCGTCAGCCCGGCTGGGCGCGCGTCATCGACCAGGACCTGGCGAAGGACCTGGGCTGGGTGCGCTGA
- a CDS encoding N-acetylmuramoyl-L-alanine amidase, producing the protein MPSRLALVLPVLLLLVPGAVGAAKRNEAEEAYEGARRAYYALKDDASRRKLRHHWLNVVRKFEAVASRHPKSDRAPDALFTAGELLQELSRVSFVEEDLKSAISHYKQVRDGYPKHRLADDAALALARIHVNRLDQPDAARRILTETLATNGRGDQAKDMRALLATLPASKGAPKVAPELKPAPAKPAPTEEERAPMVAQVSPPAERPGSALVDAIEKIAREPSPRLPRLDPAPPVSGGSEGKGLDAAVAAALAAKEVKAAPSEAQAAATPVTQPGAESKPARDTKATESQAVASSQKKPEAEAARDTQASAAVAARDVKPEPVPAKTEARDAKSAEPHITVAAPEPPKPITRPVDDQVAQARLKAVAKQSRSAELTLAEQLGLKVRRVVIDPGHGGHDTGAIGKEGTREKDVALSVSKKLAEALREKGLEVVLTREDDRFIRLEDRAKFANAEHGDLFISIHCNAAAKRKLRGIETYTLNTSADRYSIRLAARENESSEKGISDLQFILADLATKANTEESSRLANQVQRSLVSGLSRKYTGIKDLGHKEALFYVLLGVKMPAILVETSFLSHPEEEERLASGEYQAEVAKAIAHGVEEFLSDRRRVAKVD; encoded by the coding sequence ATGCCCTCGCGCCTCGCTCTCGTGCTCCCCGTGCTGTTGTTGCTCGTCCCGGGCGCGGTGGGCGCGGCGAAGCGGAATGAGGCCGAGGAGGCCTACGAGGGCGCCCGCCGGGCCTACTACGCGCTGAAGGACGACGCGTCCCGGCGCAAGCTGCGCCACCACTGGCTCAACGTGGTGCGCAAGTTCGAGGCCGTGGCCAGCCGCCACCCGAAGTCGGACCGTGCGCCGGATGCCCTCTTCACCGCCGGCGAGCTGCTTCAGGAGCTGAGCCGCGTCTCCTTCGTGGAGGAGGACCTGAAGTCGGCCATCTCCCACTACAAGCAGGTGCGCGATGGGTACCCGAAGCACCGGCTGGCGGACGACGCGGCGCTGGCGCTGGCGCGCATCCATGTCAACCGGCTGGACCAGCCGGACGCGGCGCGCCGCATCCTGACGGAGACGCTCGCCACCAACGGCAGGGGAGACCAGGCGAAGGACATGCGGGCGCTGCTGGCCACGCTGCCTGCGTCCAAGGGGGCTCCCAAGGTGGCGCCGGAGCTCAAGCCCGCGCCCGCGAAGCCCGCGCCCACCGAGGAGGAGCGCGCCCCCATGGTGGCCCAGGTGTCCCCGCCGGCCGAGCGCCCCGGGTCCGCGCTGGTGGACGCCATCGAGAAGATTGCCCGCGAGCCGTCGCCCAGGCTTCCCCGGTTGGACCCGGCCCCGCCGGTGTCCGGCGGTTCCGAGGGCAAGGGGCTGGACGCGGCGGTGGCGGCGGCCCTGGCGGCGAAGGAGGTCAAGGCGGCTCCCTCGGAGGCCCAGGCCGCGGCCACCCCCGTGACGCAGCCCGGGGCCGAGTCGAAGCCGGCCCGGGACACGAAGGCGACCGAGTCGCAGGCCGTGGCGTCCTCGCAGAAGAAGCCCGAGGCCGAGGCGGCGCGGGACACGCAGGCGTCCGCGGCCGTCGCCGCGCGCGACGTGAAGCCCGAGCCGGTGCCCGCGAAGACCGAAGCGCGGGACGCGAAGTCCGCCGAGCCGCACATCACCGTCGCCGCGCCCGAGCCGCCGAAGCCCATCACCCGTCCGGTGGACGACCAGGTGGCGCAGGCGCGGCTGAAGGCCGTGGCGAAGCAGTCCCGCAGCGCGGAGCTGACGCTGGCGGAGCAGCTCGGGCTCAAGGTGCGGCGCGTGGTCATCGACCCGGGCCACGGCGGGCATGACACGGGCGCCATCGGCAAGGAGGGGACGCGGGAGAAGGACGTGGCCCTGTCCGTGTCGAAGAAGCTGGCGGAGGCGCTGCGCGAGAAGGGGCTGGAGGTGGTGCTGACGCGCGAGGATGACCGGTTCATCCGCCTGGAGGACCGGGCGAAGTTCGCCAACGCCGAGCACGGCGACCTCTTCATCTCCATCCACTGCAACGCGGCGGCGAAGCGCAAGCTGCGCGGCATCGAGACGTACACGCTGAACACGTCCGCGGACCGCTACTCCATCCGGCTGGCGGCGCGTGAGAACGAGTCGTCGGAGAAGGGCATCAGCGACCTGCAGTTCATCCTGGCGGACCTGGCGACGAAGGCCAACACGGAGGAGTCGTCGCGGCTGGCGAACCAGGTGCAGCGCTCGCTCGTGTCGGGCCTGTCGCGCAAGTACACGGGCATCAAGGACCTGGGGCACAAGGAGGCGCTGTTCTACGTGCTGCTGGGCGTGAAGATGCCGGCCATCCTGGTGGAGACCTCCTTCCTGTCCCACCCGGAGGAGGAGGAGCGCCTGGCCTCGGGCGAGTACCAGGCCGAGGTGGCCAAGGCGATTGCCCACGGCGTGGAGGAGTTCCTCAGCGACCGCCGCCGCGTGGCGAAGGTGGACTGA